One genomic region from Geotrypetes seraphini chromosome 17, aGeoSer1.1, whole genome shotgun sequence encodes:
- the LRTM1 gene encoding leucine-rich repeat and transmembrane domain-containing protein 1, whose translation MKGGLFLTFNVFLSLHVVCGCPDLCLCHQSTKTVDCDNQGLAEIPTNVPSETQTLYLQNNNIQAISKSAFGSTPWLRAIDLSNNSISSLSSNTFLGLHYLQTLNLSNNLIQYLDNNIFNTLHNLTELDLSSNNIGNLPELLGNSTDRLALLAVKHNQLQRLDRTLLDSLLNLKILLFEDNPWQCSCQAVGLKLWLESFLYRGGIIDEVICLLPENWKGKDLLKIPYEFYRACHPKTSHILLSSTQHQNLENQNNGKQVNNAPPGARNASDCEVKSKPRAVSLRHAIATVIITGVICGIVSLMMLAAAIYGCAYAAIMAKYHRELKEGEHLAPATELGSPEEKEPLDGSLA comes from the exons GTGGACTTTTTCTCACTTTCAATGTCTTCCTCTCACTGCATGTAGTGTGTGGATGTCCTGACCTGTGCCTTTGCCACCAGTCTACAAAGACCGTTGACTGTGATAATCAAGGACTTGCTGAAATTCCTACTAATGTACCATCTGAAACACAAACATTATACTTACAGAACAATAACATCCAGGCTATTAGTAAGAGTGCATTTGGAAGCACACCTTGGCTCAGAGCTATAGATTTATCCAACAATTCCATATCAAGCCTGTCATCCAACACTTTTCTAGGGCTTCATTATTTACAAACTCTAAATCTTTCAAACAATCTAATTCAATACCTTGACAACAACATTTTCAATACATTGCACAATTTAACAGAACTAGATTTGTCATCCAACAATATAGGAAACCTGCCTGAACTTCTGGGCAATAGTACAGACCGCCTGGCCCTACTTGCAGTCAAACATAATCAACTTCAGAGACTAGACAGGACTCTACTGGATTCCCTCCTCAATTTGAAAATACTCCTCTTCGAAGACAACCCTTGGCAATGCAGTTGCCAAGCTGTTGGCCTTAAACTGTGGCTGGAGAGCTTTCTATACCGAG GAGGAATTATTGACGAGGTTATCTGCTTATTGCCCGAAAACTGGAAGGGAAAGGACCTCTTAAAAATTCCCTATGAATTCTACAGGGCGTGCCATCCCAAAACATCTCACATTCTTCTCTCCAGCACTCAGCATCAGAACTTAGAGAACCAGAATAACGGGAAGCAAGTGAACAACGCTCCACCCGGGGCTCGAAACGCTTCAGACTGCGAAGTGAAATCAAAGCCCCGGGCAGTCAGTTTGCGCCACGCAATAGCCACCGTTATAATCACCGGGGTCATCTGTGGAATCGTCTCGCTAATGATGCTGGCAGCTGCCATCTACGGCTGTGCTTACGCTGCGATTATGGCAAAATACCACAGAGAACTTAAGGAAGGGGAGCATTTGGCTCCGGCGACTGAGTTAGGGAGTCCTGAAGAGAAAGAACCACTTGATGGCTCTTTGGCTTAA